A window from Mesorhizobium sp. WSM2240 encodes these proteins:
- a CDS encoding LysR family transcriptional regulator yields MDHSSQPILPLETLRAFEAAARMGSFSSAAEWLNLTHGAVSRQIAKLEAWLGLKLFERGARGVSLTLEGQRLYLRTNEAFALIADTTDRWSEPRGAAVVRLTSIPSICGLWLMPRLSALENGSTKLRIVLDIDIHQTDLDEEGIDISMRCGRGRIPGRVSVKLFEEWCFPIASPELARAIGAGRPERLLDYPLIHDSDASGWRAWFGEQGIDYRPRPQDRRFEDYNLVLAAAAHGLGVALARPPLTASQIEAGRIVAVDDRRVLNPVSYWMDRPVGLLRPAAAELARRIGAAAGLDPQAVEDFLQAEK; encoded by the coding sequence ATGGATCACAGCTCACAGCCGATACTGCCGCTGGAAACACTGCGCGCCTTCGAGGCGGCGGCCCGTATGGGCAGCTTTTCTTCCGCCGCCGAATGGCTGAACCTCACCCACGGCGCGGTCAGCCGACAGATTGCCAAGCTGGAGGCATGGCTCGGCCTGAAACTATTCGAGCGCGGCGCGCGCGGCGTTTCGCTGACACTGGAGGGCCAGCGCCTCTATCTGCGCACCAACGAAGCTTTCGCGCTGATTGCCGACACCACCGACCGCTGGAGCGAACCGCGAGGCGCCGCTGTGGTGCGGCTGACCTCGATCCCGTCGATCTGCGGGCTATGGCTGATGCCCCGGCTTTCGGCGCTGGAGAACGGCTCGACAAAGCTGCGCATCGTGCTCGACATCGACATCCACCAGACGGATCTCGACGAGGAAGGCATCGACATTTCGATGCGCTGCGGGCGCGGGCGCATACCCGGCCGCGTGTCGGTCAAGCTGTTCGAGGAATGGTGCTTTCCCATCGCTTCGCCCGAACTGGCGCGCGCAATCGGCGCTGGTAGGCCCGAGCGCCTGCTCGACTATCCGCTGATCCACGATTCGGATGCTTCAGGCTGGCGCGCCTGGTTCGGCGAGCAGGGCATCGACTATCGCCCGCGGCCGCAGGACCGGCGCTTCGAGGATTACAACCTGGTGCTCGCAGCGGCCGCGCACGGCCTTGGTGTCGCGCTCGCCCGGCCGCCGCTGACAGCGAGCCAGATCGAAGCGGGCCGCATCGTCGCGGTCGATGACCGGCGCGTGCTCAATCCGGTCTCCTACTGGATGGACCGGCCCGTCGGCCTCCTGCGGCCGGCGGCCGCCGAACTGGCGAGGCGTATCGGCGCTGCCGCCGGGCTCGATCCGCAGGCGGTCGAGGATTTTCTCCAGGCTGAGAAGTAA